A region of Elusimicrobiota bacterium DNA encodes the following proteins:
- the gcvH gene encoding glycine cleavage system protein GcvH, protein MDPKDLRFTKSHEWIAADGAVGISEHAQHEITDVVFVELPKVGRAVQAEEACAVVESVKAAFDIYAPVPGTIAAVNEEGARNPGLLNKSPYGDGWLYKIQMTSPADREKLMTHDQYQQFIKEK, encoded by the coding sequence ATGGACCCGAAAGACCTTCGTTTCACCAAATCGCACGAATGGATCGCGGCCGACGGAGCGGTCGGGATTTCCGAACACGCCCAGCACGAGATCACGGATGTGGTTTTCGTCGAACTGCCGAAAGTGGGCCGGGCGGTCCAGGCGGAGGAAGCCTGCGCCGTGGTCGAGTCGGTCAAAGCCGCCTTCGACATTTACGCCCCGGTCCCGGGCACCATCGCGGCCGTCAATGAAGAGGGCGCCCGGAACCCCGGCCTCTTGAATAAATCCCCCTACGGGGACGGTTGGCTCTACAAAATCCAAATGACCTCGCCCGCCGACCGCGAAAAATTAATGACCCACGACCAATACCAACAATTTATCAAAGAAAAGTAA
- the gcvPA gene encoding aminomethyl-transferring glycine dehydrogenase subunit GcvPA has translation MFIPHTDEQKKDMLATIGVARFDDLIGALPANLVRPRLNLPGSMSEMELVRHMEELASRDHLAQSYLGAGAYEHFVPTAVWALALRGEFATAYTPYQAEASQGTLQSIFEFQSLVCELFKMDVANASMYDGASAAAEACLVAAKHTGRNEILVPETVHPQTLRVIQTYLAHSGARVTSVPCPNGVLEPAFLQKSLGPDTAALLIQTPNFFGCLETHVKELSDLIHGAGGLLIAATYPVALGLVAPPGEYGADIAVAEGQSLGLPLAYGGPYLGLFACKEGLLRKMPGRVVGQTLDADGKRAFVLTLQAREQHIRREKATSNICTNQALCALAATIYLSLVGKNGFKELAALNFQKAHYAAGALAQRGFPLVFPHPFFNEFVVRCPVSAERIVKRLSEKRVLAGLPLAAHFPKRAEELLVCVTEIKTKADIDQFGDLLAEAAR, from the coding sequence ATGTTTATCCCGCACACCGACGAACAAAAGAAGGACATGCTCGCGACCATCGGCGTGGCGCGCTTCGATGATTTGATCGGGGCGCTCCCCGCGAATTTGGTGCGGCCGCGGTTGAACCTCCCCGGTTCCATGAGCGAAATGGAATTGGTTCGGCACATGGAGGAACTGGCGTCCCGGGACCACCTGGCCCAGTCGTATTTGGGCGCCGGGGCCTACGAACATTTCGTTCCCACGGCGGTGTGGGCCCTGGCCCTCCGGGGCGAGTTCGCCACCGCCTACACCCCTTACCAAGCCGAGGCCAGCCAAGGCACGCTTCAGTCCATCTTTGAATTTCAAAGCCTCGTTTGTGAACTTTTCAAAATGGACGTGGCCAACGCGTCGATGTACGACGGGGCCAGCGCCGCCGCGGAGGCCTGTTTGGTGGCCGCCAAACACACGGGCCGAAACGAGATTTTAGTTCCCGAAACGGTCCATCCCCAGACCCTTCGGGTCATTCAAACCTATCTGGCCCACAGCGGGGCGCGGGTGACCTCTGTGCCTTGTCCCAACGGCGTTTTGGAACCGGCCTTTCTGCAAAAGAGCCTGGGGCCCGACACCGCCGCGTTATTGATCCAAACGCCTAACTTTTTTGGTTGCCTGGAAACCCACGTCAAAGAATTGTCCGATTTGATTCACGGCGCGGGGGGCCTCTTGATCGCGGCCACGTATCCCGTGGCCCTGGGACTGGTCGCGCCGCCGGGCGAATACGGGGCCGATATCGCGGTGGCGGAGGGGCAATCGTTGGGCCTTCCCCTGGCCTACGGCGGGCCCTACCTGGGACTTTTTGCCTGCAAAGAAGGGCTCCTCCGGAAAATGCCGGGGCGCGTGGTAGGCCAAACCTTGGACGCCGATGGAAAACGGGCGTTCGTCTTGACTCTCCAGGCTCGGGAACAACACATTCGCCGGGAAAAGGCGACCTCCAACATCTGCACGAACCAAGCCCTTTGCGCTTTGGCCGCCACCATTTATCTTTCGTTGGTTGGAAAAAATGGATTTAAAGAATTGGCCGCGCTCAATTTCCAAAAGGCCCATTACGCGGCGGGGGCGCTGGCCCAGCGGGGGTTCCCTTTGGTATTCCCACACCCGTTCTTTAACGAATTCGTGGTTCGCTGTCCGGTTTCCGCTGAACGGATCGTCAAGCGGTTATCGGAAAAACGGGTGCTCGCGGGGCTCCCGCTCGCGGCCCACTTTCCCAAGCGGGCCGAAGAGTTGTTGGTTTGCGTCACGGAGATAAAAACCAAAGCGGACATCGACCAATTTGGCGACCTGCTGGCGGAGGCGGCCCGATGA
- the gcvPB gene encoding aminomethyl-transferring glycine dehydrogenase subunit GcvPB: protein MNGEKVVEPLSFEKSAPGRKGLPWPVCDVPFVPVEKQIPANLLRKEPAKLPELSEPQVVRHFTRLSHLNFSIDTNFYPLGSCTMKHNPKVNDRIVQIPDFAGLHPLRPHELSQGILEILYEVERWLSEICGMDAFTLQPSAGAQGELTGILVARAYHEHRGEKRPVVLIPDSAHGTNPASVALAGLTAVTVKSTADGQVDLDDLLKKLTKDVALVMMTIPSTLGLFEPRIQDIAKKIHDAGALLYMDGANLNALVGLVRPGDLGVDVLHVNLHKTFATPHGGGGPGAGPVGVKKALEPFLPVPRVALENGVYRRKFDRATTIGRVHGFQGNVGVLIRAYAYMRLQGAEGLREISENAILAANYLKAKLTPLFPKMPAGACMHEVVVSGEGAFGPGVRTLDVAKRLLDYGYYAPTIYFPLIVPESLMIEPTENETKETLDAFVETLRTIVSESKATPDLVKTAPHSTPVRRLDEVKAAREPRLRYRPQL, encoded by the coding sequence ATGAACGGTGAAAAAGTCGTGGAACCGTTGTCGTTCGAAAAAAGCGCGCCGGGTCGAAAAGGACTTCCGTGGCCGGTCTGTGACGTGCCCTTCGTCCCGGTGGAAAAACAGATTCCCGCGAACCTCCTTCGAAAAGAACCGGCGAAGTTGCCGGAACTCTCGGAACCCCAGGTGGTGCGCCACTTCACGCGGCTCTCTCACTTGAACTTTTCCATCGATACCAATTTCTATCCCCTGGGTTCTTGTACCATGAAACATAACCCCAAGGTCAACGACCGCATCGTCCAAATTCCCGACTTCGCGGGCCTCCACCCTCTGCGCCCTCACGAATTGAGCCAGGGCATTTTGGAGATTTTGTATGAAGTGGAACGCTGGTTGTCGGAAATTTGCGGAATGGATGCTTTCACGCTTCAACCGTCCGCCGGCGCCCAAGGGGAACTGACGGGCATTTTGGTGGCCCGGGCGTACCACGAACATCGCGGAGAGAAGCGCCCCGTGGTGTTGATCCCCGACTCGGCCCACGGCACGAACCCCGCCAGCGTCGCCTTGGCGGGTCTAACCGCGGTGACAGTGAAATCCACCGCCGACGGGCAGGTCGACCTGGATGACCTTTTAAAAAAGCTGACCAAAGACGTGGCTCTGGTCATGATGACCATCCCCAGCACCCTGGGCCTCTTCGAGCCGCGCATCCAGGACATCGCCAAAAAAATTCACGACGCCGGGGCCCTCCTTTATATGGATGGGGCCAACTTAAACGCGTTGGTGGGCCTGGTTCGTCCGGGCGATTTGGGAGTCGACGTGCTTCACGTCAATCTTCATAAAACCTTTGCCACGCCCCACGGCGGCGGCGGTCCCGGCGCGGGTCCGGTGGGCGTCAAAAAAGCCCTCGAACCGTTCCTTCCCGTTCCCCGCGTGGCGTTGGAAAATGGTGTTTACCGCCGAAAGTTTGACCGGGCAACCACCATTGGGCGAGTCCACGGGTTCCAAGGAAATGTGGGGGTTTTAATCCGCGCCTACGCCTACATGCGGCTTCAAGGGGCGGAAGGACTCCGAGAAATCAGTGAAAACGCTATTCTGGCCGCCAACTATTTAAAGGCCAAACTCACGCCGCTCTTCCCGAAAATGCCCGCCGGCGCCTGCATGCACGAGGTGGTGGTTTCCGGCGAAGGGGCCTTCGGCCCCGGGGTCCGAACCTTGGACGTGGCCAAACGTCTGTTGGACTACGGCTACTATGCCCCGACGATTTATTTTCCGCTCATCGTCCCAGAGTCCCTTATGATTGAGCCCACCGAAAATGAAACCAAAGAAACCTTGGACGCTTTCGTTGAAACCCTCCGCACGATTGTGTCGGAATCCAAGGCCACCCCGGATCTCGTCAAAACCGCCCCCCACAGCACCCCCGTCCGCCGCCTGGACGAAGTCAAAGCCGCCCGAGAACCGCGCCTCCGCTATCGTCCTCAACTTTGA
- a CDS encoding Fic family protein, whose translation MGFEPKFNITAETLRLVAEATELRAWIAAAVVDVPWLPALQRDTTARLAHSSTSIEGNPLTLPEVEALARGEPIGAERRAALEVLNALAAMRWIWRQVEKNKIQDKGLLRLHRLLTVGLLPEKAVGAYKSVPNRVIDHRGHPIYIPPRPKDAPRLTRELFAWLNGKGGRCLHPVVVAAIAHHQLVSIHPVSDGNGRLARALEVWILYSRGFDTHHLFSLDDYFWADRPLYYLKIQQARDLDDDLTHWVEYVAQGVVSTLKETVERIRSLQVRPPSSKILLTKRQEDLLRYLRDRGVVTSADIQTAFKFTRARAGQILKPLVYEGLVEVVGRQRSARYRLAK comes from the coding sequence ATGGGATTTGAGCCGAAATTTAACATCACCGCTGAAACGTTGCGCCTGGTGGCGGAGGCCACCGAACTGCGGGCGTGGATTGCCGCCGCTGTGGTGGATGTCCCTTGGCTCCCAGCGTTGCAGCGAGACACGACCGCCCGGTTGGCCCATTCCTCCACATCCATTGAGGGAAACCCCCTCACTTTGCCGGAGGTTGAGGCCTTGGCCCGAGGAGAACCCATCGGGGCCGAAAGGCGCGCTGCCTTGGAAGTTCTCAATGCGCTCGCCGCCATGAGGTGGATTTGGCGACAAGTCGAAAAAAATAAAATACAGGATAAAGGTCTTCTCCGCTTACATCGCCTCCTGACTGTTGGCCTACTGCCGGAAAAGGCTGTTGGGGCTTACAAGTCTGTCCCAAATCGCGTGATCGACCATCGCGGTCATCCGATTTATATCCCTCCCCGCCCAAAGGACGCTCCTCGGCTAACCCGCGAACTCTTCGCCTGGCTTAATGGGAAGGGGGGGCGATGTTTGCATCCTGTTGTTGTGGCCGCCATTGCTCATCACCAGTTGGTTTCGATTCACCCGGTGTCGGACGGGAACGGTCGGTTGGCCCGCGCCCTTGAGGTTTGGATTCTATATTCTCGGGGATTTGACACACACCATCTGTTCTCTCTGGACGACTATTTTTGGGCGGATCGTCCATTGTATTATCTGAAGATTCAACAAGCGCGCGATTTGGATGACGATCTGACCCATTGGGTGGAATATGTGGCGCAGGGGGTCGTCTCCACACTTAAAGAGACGGTTGAGCGTATCCGCTCGCTTCAGGTCCGGCCACCGTCTTCGAAGATCCTTCTGACAAAAAGGCAAGAGGATCTTCTTCGATATTTAAGGGATCGCGGAGTTGTCACTTCTGCCGATATACAAACGGCGTTCAAATTCACGCGCGCAAGAGCCGGCCAAATTCTAAAACCGTTGGTGTACGAAGGGCTGGTGGAGGTCGTAGGTCGGCAACGGTCCGCCCGGTATCGGTTGGCGAAATAG
- a CDS encoding sulfite exporter TauE/SafE family protein, with translation MGGSPLIYALIGGLAGISSGFFGVGGGLIIVPALVYFAGFSQHRATGTSLAILLLPVGLGAVIEYHRNGNVDIRAAAFAAVALFVGAWLSGRFAQRMNPATLKMAFGVFAMIMGAYMVLTTYSRLRK, from the coding sequence ATGGGCGGATCCCCGCTTATTTACGCACTGATTGGGGGATTGGCCGGAATCTCCTCAGGATTTTTTGGCGTGGGGGGCGGGTTGATTATTGTTCCAGCCCTGGTGTATTTCGCAGGATTCAGTCAACACCGCGCCACCGGCACAAGCTTGGCCATTTTGCTTTTGCCCGTCGGTCTTGGCGCGGTGATTGAATACCATCGAAACGGGAACGTGGACATTCGCGCCGCGGCTTTCGCCGCCGTCGCCCTGTTCGTCGGCGCCTGGCTCAGCGGCCGTTTCGCCCAACGAATGAACCCGGCCACTCTCAAAATGGCCTTCGGCGTTTTCGCCATGATCATGGGCGCCTACATGGTCCTCACCACTTACTCCCGCCTCCGAAAATAG